The window TGCTAATATTTGCACTGAATCAACAATATTGACTGTTTTAATGCTTTAAATGTCTGAACATGTCTACATTTTATCCTTCAGATTATCATGGCCAAGCCTGCTGGCGGACCCAAAGCTCCACAAGGAAAGAAGGACTGGGATGAGGATGAATGATGTCACTAGCCTGTGTGTTACTCCATGTTCCCCTCACTGTCTTAGCTCTTCAAGTGTTGTGTATTTAAAGTCTAGTtccaatttttttgtatttttttttgttagaaGCCATTAACAGTTGAGTGGCTTTGAGCTGTTTTTCTGGTCCAATTAAAAGGCACTTGAGCTGTCAACATGTCTCTGAATTGTTAAACTAAACTCTTCTTCCGTTGAGTTTTGAATTCTTGAAAACTGAATGGAACACCACAATGGTGTGATGCTGCATTAGGAGTTACATATTTTAGCAAAATATCATGGTTTTGTGAGCAAAAAAAAGCTTGATGTTTGTCGGGTTTTTTTGAGCAAAGTTATTTGCACCTCATGAgtgcaccttaaagggatagttcacccaaaaaagaaaatctctcatcatttactctctcatgccatcccggatatgtatgacttttttttctgcagaacacaaattaatttattttttttgaagaataaacTCCTCAACtcctttggtccatacaatacaagagaatggtgaccaaatttttgaagctccaaaaaagcacataaaggcagcataaaagtaattcataagactccagtgattaccTTCATTTATTCTGTAGTGATATGgcaggtgtgggtaagaaacattaatattgaagtccttttttactatcaatctccactttaacattcacattcttttgtttttggcgagtcacattctttgtgcatatcgccacctactgggcaggaaggataaTTTATAATTCCAAatcctcccattcattttaataccagtggtctgaCACGGGCTAAATAGTATCTTGTTTTTTACCCAGCAGGGGTTGGTTAAGTCCAACATAATGCAGAAACAAATATTCGCgcctacaaaaaaaattataacagcaTTATTTCCGATCAGATACCATTTACTACAATTATTGTTACTGAAATCTTCAAACTCTGTAAGAAGTTTTCAGAATATGTAATGTCGTGATGTGGTGGCTAGTTATAGTAGTAGCAATAACTGTGACAAGTATGGTTATTTGAAGGAAAACTGGTGACCATTTCAGTAAGGGAAAATGGTGATCATACGTAACAAACTCTAAAACGTATTTTTAAACTTTCGAAAGTAGTGATTGTAATTTTACCATTAGTTTGCATTTACCGGGAGCGCGCGCCAAGCGCGAGCTTGCTGCTGGATCACTGGATGCGCGTCGCGGCGTTAAACATGACTGCTCTCAGTAAGTCCATACCGCACAGCTGCTACGAGATCGGGCACACATGGGATCCCTCATGTATTGCCTCCACACTGCAGGTGACAGCCGGTGCCCTGGAGGTCTCTTTCAAAATATATGCTCCTCTGTATCTGGTGAGTATAAAGCGCGGATGTTTACGTTATTTTTCTAGCGCGTGAGCGCAGTTAGCATTTCAGCTACACCACCAGAGTCCTGCAGGACGATACAAGGGCCTCTGTATAGAGGAATCTCTCTATTATTTACACCAATCTATGGTCTCAACCCGTCGTGTTTTACACGTATAAGCCTTTAATATTTCAACGGAATGTTAGAGCATCGTTATCTTGCTCTGAAAATCTGTCGCAATGATACTGATCAACTGTCAAATACTCTGGGCGCAACTTTGTGCCAAAACGTCTGCTCTTTCGCTTTTCTTTCTGCATTAAAACTCTTGAAATGTATTGCATTAACATGATGTTGGACGTCCGCGAGCACAAATAATCGTGACACTTAATTTGATGATAAACAACCTGGTTTGCACAGTCGTTCTCATTGAACCGAAACTGCCCAATTTGAATCACTCTGCCTGCAAAACAAAGCTGAAAAGAGGATTTTAGGTCGAGATTAGATTGGTTATTTGACCTAGATGCCCATTGGCTCTTATTAAACTGGTCAAGTCAGTTGCTGTGTTTTGCATTGTCATTATGGTATTGTTGGCTTTGGATTCTGGAAATTTGGGTAACTTGGTAATCCTGTATGGGGTGATTCTTCTTCACCAGTTTGAAAGCAACTGATCATTAAAACAATGGCTCAATAGTGATTACTCATGGATCAGAGCCAGCAACCTTCAGGTTTCTAGGCCTGAACTTTAACTACTACACCACACCACACACCCACATTCAACCACAGGTCATTCTAGGAGTGTTGTCTCTGTAATAAGTGTATTGCaattgtcttttgataaaagtgtcaGATAAATGACAAATTAGGAAATGTTTTGGTGAGTAATGGCATGACCCAAGACCATCAGtgaaagtttagattttttttatttatttttttttattttttataccagTGTCATTGGATTCTATTTCATGGTGGTGCAATACCTGAACTGTAGGGTTGCAGTGTTGGCATTATTGGCATCTACTACAGTTTTGCAAAAACTGTGGCTCATGGTCCCTCATTGGAAAGTACACTATATGGTCAAAAGTAAATTTAGTGTACCTCAGTGATACTGGGATGAGTTGACAGACCAGTAAGGGTCACCATGTAACCACAAGACCTACAGAAACCGGTGTGTGTGAATAATACAATACCATTGCAGCCCAAGAAGATCTCGAAATCGCAATATAATGCATCGCAAAAGCTATAATGGCTTTGAATGGGCTATTCTTACTTTTCCCTATATAAAAAACTCAGAGTAGTTCAGATATAGTAAATGTTGTTATATTCATAAACCCCAGCCCTCTAGTTgttcacgctgagcagcgcagcaatatgaaatgaTTTATGCCTCGTACATCGCTATACTAATAGAGCATAAAAGCAGGTTAGCTATGACTATTTCCTTTTATGCtgaagtttattattttatttatatatatatacatataaagcctctccatgatttgaaatgaagcacccataactgtcacgtaactaacgcttttttatgggtaaaaagaaaagaaaggagacagttcatcaacatgcgcaacccgaggccagttatggtcttaagccagTGTATACCTGTgtgatggacgaagctgagctacaatcacactgtgtacaatcgtactgTGAATATTGTTATATCTTTTATGTTAGTCtccatgttgttaacctgtcatgTTCATTTGGAGCGCGCCACACACTGATCGGCAACTGATCAGATTGGTAGCGTCATTAAGACAAGCGCTAtgaaattatttttctcttccttattcagcctttggtggattgacaacgtatctaactatagcgtttgcagtattttttgcaaaatctcgATTTCTCGATTAAAAAACCCCAAAAACAATTGTGTCAAAACACAAATTCGAATTAATCGGAAAAaccgcccagccctaattttGACCCAAGAACCAGTTGTGACCATTCACCTTCGTTCTTTCTGGATGTTAtgcagctttaaatagtttttgtaCATCTATTAATCAAATTTGGcctaaaatatttaacattttctcAAATTGAGCCCCTAGACCAAACTGTTCTCTGCTCCACTGGGTACTGCACCTTTTCCACAAATTGCAGACGTTTCTTTCAAATGGGGTTTGTGCACACATACACGTGtctaaacacacacagagagagtttttttttttattttatttattttttacagttttgaacaGACAGTATGTTAGTAAATAATTTTACTAACATGAtatggtacaatggggctaaaagcCCCCCCAATGGTAAAAGACCTATTGCATataattttctcctaaaacattaGATGAACATTAGATGGCAGAAATATCTGTTATGGCACCTTCCTAATCCACTTTAACACTAGGAGTCTATAGACATTCATTATTGAAATAGGCATGGACTAAAGTTTAATTCTATAATTTACTGTTGATTTTCTACAAGCAGAATTAATCAGAAAATGTTGTTATATAGTTGagatattataaaatgccaaaagttattgaaataaacataaattgaGACGTCCTTGGCCAATGTTAGCAAAGTTTTAACAATTTTTTGATATCATTTATATACTTTGGGACCACAATAAACCCCTTTGTCAAGGGGGGTATTTAGCGCTGTTGTACACtaatcaagaatttatgcatttttaatggttCTCATTCACaatgtgggtcaaaaatgaccccaagGAGAAAAGGAGGGTGCAGTTTCTAGAGACAATTGGAGGGATCATCAAATATGATCTTTGTATTATGGCTTGCAGGGTTCAGATATTTAAGCAAGGAATTTCTTAAACTTGGAAGTTTCATCTCGTGTTCTAGATTGCAGCCATCTTAAGACGACGGAAAAAGGATTACTACAAGAAAAGGCTGGTTCCTGAGATCCTGCAGTCCACGTCTTTCCTGACTGCAAATGGGGGCCTCTacattgcattcttctgcattCTTCGGTAAGCTaacaaaatactgtttaaaagcagtTCTGAGAAATGTTTGCTCTGTGAGTGCTTTCCACGTGCATGGTCATTCGATCATGAGTTGTAAAACAACCTTTGAATCCCTGTCCTTATCAATGTGTTTAAAGTCTGAATACAAGAACACTCCCATCCATAAAGGATCCTGAAAGgggtagttcagccaaaaatgaaatttaaagtCAGACTttccatttttggtgaactagtcctttaacacATCAGATGCATTATGCACATAGAGAACGTTGAATTAATGACTAGTGTCCCGCATGACTGTTCCACTCATTTTTTTGGTTTAATTGAAATCCCTTTTAACTGCAACAAATGTTAACCAGCGATATTATGCTCAGTTGAAAGTGCCACAGTTCGTTTGAGCCCTCTGTTGTGTAGTTTATTCATGCAGACATTCTAAATATAAACGACCAGCTATGCTTCCATTGTTTCCTTCTTTCACTGTTTTTCAGGAGGTTGCTGGGACGTTTCTACTCCTGGTCAGCTGGTTTTGGTGCAGCACTGCCTGCCTCATACATCGCTATACTAATAGAGCGTAAAAGCAGGTTAGCTATGACTATTTCCTTTCATGCTGAAGTTTCATCTTTTCTCTTCTTCCGTCTTTTCCATAGAATGTGAAAGCAaggtctacaacagcagaattCAGGGGCAACTTCAACATACAGAAATATGCTCTGATGGAAAAAAAGTAACGACTATACACACAGTTACTTTGTAATAACGTGCCGCAAAAGTTTAAAGCTTAGACAAAGGCCCATTTAGTCATGCATAAAACATGACTTTACTTATTACTAGTTTATTACTGCTTCATTACTTGTTTATACAGCAGATATTTCCAGCCCTGGATGCTGAATAATCAATACAGCATTCCAgctgtgctaaaatacacaatgtgTTAACAGCTATGAAGCAAAACACTTGTCCTCCTAGCTACTGTGTATATAACTTCACAGCACCCATAGAAAATACTTAATGAACACTTAATGAATTtgcataaaggaatagttcacccaaaaatacaaattctctcctcgtcctcatgccatcccagaagtgtatagctttcttttttctgcagaacacaaagattttttagaagaatatctcagcactgtaggtccacacaatgcaagtgaatggtggccagaactttgaagctcaataaagcacataaatgttgcgtaaaagtaattcataagactccagttgtgtAATCCTTGTCtccagaagcgatgtgatatgtgtgggtgagaaacagatcgatatttaagtccttttttaaggataaatctccactttcacattcttcttcttttgtttttggcgattcgcatttttcgtgaatatcgccacctactgggcagggaggagaatttaaagtaaaaaaggacttaaaaatggatCTGTCTAAGTCCTATTATAGTCTTAAGTcctataaaacatttatttaagtcctctttttactataaattctcctccctgccttgtatgtggtgatatgcacgaagaatgcaaatcggcaaaagaagagtaatgtgaatgtgaaagtggagattgatcacacacacctatcatattctgaagacatgaattaaaccactgttGTTGTATGGGTTAAttctgtgctgcctttatgtgctttttggagcttcaaagttttggtcaccattcacttgcatcactatgcattgtatggacttgcagagctgacatatttttctaaaaatcttcgtttgtgttctgcagaagaaagaaagtcataaacatctgggatggcatgaggctaagtaaatgatgagagaatttaaagttttgtgtgaattatccctttaacaacaaAGTTTTACTAACAGTTTGCATCCTTAATAATTTATTAGGCTGTAACCTTTTTATGAAAAGAAATTAGGCACTCACGGCTGTAATAGATTGTGAATGTACTTACAGTATAGCATGGCCTCTTGTAAACtctattgcttaaatattacatatatgtaGTATTTTATATTCTTACTCTTTGTTCTTTTACAGGAGAGGACTTCTAACAATTTATATGGCAAACCTGGTAAGACAATTTAGGATTTTTCTTTTTCAGTTCCGCTGCATTAATTCTTCTTGACAGTTCTTTCATACTTTCTCGACCATTTCCGGGCAGTAGTCAGCATCGCATCTGTTATCTGTCACTTATGTTACTTTTTCTGGCATGCTCTGGTCAAAACTGTCTGTTTCAAGAAAACCAAAGCTGATTTTGATCTTAAGTGCTTTGTGTCATTTCCAGGCAACAGAGACAATATTTCGGATGGCTGTCACTAGGGGTCTCGTTAAGCCTATGAAACATGGAGAGGTACTGTCACGTTTTTCTGAACCTTCATTGCTTCATGACTTAAGATCATTAAGCTATTACTCTTGATGCAATGGcatttaacacattttcaaaagttttatTGTTGAACTCAGCCAGCCGGTTGAACTGATCCTGACCTGATTATAAAAAGGGATTAAAGTTTTGatttttatgatgtttatcttGCTAATTCTACTTGTTTTTCAGGTTCTTCTGTTCTGCCTGACTGCATCTCTTTATATGTTTTTCTTCAGGTAAGTTTGTCAGGTTATTGCTGTAAGTAAAGAGATCTGTGAAGAAAACCTTTTGCCTATTTTGCTTTgggatataaaaacatttttcaaacaaaactaaactaaatttgtCATATGCTGTGCTGTTAAATTACCATTTTTCGGTTTAGGATATTCAAAatttaattagtggtgtttgctaaggcaagcatcaccatTAATATGGGATATACTTACTATTACTAATACCTGAGGTGTGCGGTTCAAAACCTAGTTTGATTAAAAGAGTTTTccctttgggggcctgggtacgctgactaccacccctggagtcatgagttcgaatccagggcttgctgagtgactccagccaggtctcctaagcaaccaaattggcccggttgctacggagggtagagtcacatggggtaacctcctcgtggtcgctataatgtggttctcgctctcagtggggcacgtggtgagttgtgtgtggataccGTGGAGAATAGCTctctgtggtaacgtgctcaacaagccaggtgataagacaagccactgagattcgtcctctgccatccgaattgaggcgagtcactacgccaccatgaggacctagagcacattgggaattgggcattccaaattggggagaaaaagaggagagagaaaaaaaaaaggggtttcCCTTTAACAACCATTAACTTTGATTtgtgattttgatttgttttttcagATGTAAAGACGGACTGAATGGCTTTGCGTTCTCTGCCTTAAAGTAAGTGTTTATTATTAAGATTTATATGACATGACGTTAACATTCTTGTATTTGCTATTTTTATACTCCTGAGGATTTACAGTTAATCCTAAGGCATCAAAAGAAAACACCCTGTTCAGAGTATAAACTCTTATAAAGACTTTAGTTGATTTGTTAAAGAATATTATATGTCTGGCTGTGACAGATTTATAGTTGGGAAGGAGGAGATCCCGACACACTCTTGCCTCTCCGAGCATACGCACGCACAAGGCTCAGAGAGAGCCGTGGTACCACTGGAGCAAAGACCAGAGCACACGCCTGTCTCTAGGGGGAGCTGCATCAGAGCACTTACACGCAGACTGCTAGACTCAGTGTGAGTGTGACATATCCACTTGGCAAGCAtactttccaaacctgtatttgaGACTACGGTATTTTTAGTAGAAAATGCATTGGCCTCTTCATTCACTTGCTCATCAGCAGTCGTTCAAACTGTTACCACAAGTGTTTGaaacttttatttacatttagtcgTATAGCAGACGATTTTATCTaaaacgacttacaaatgaggaatataaCAAGCAATTTGTAATACTAAAGTCAACACTATCTGAAGTTTTGCACTTCCAAGTTCCCAAAGTGGCTAGAGGACTAGAGAAGCTAGTGCAGGAGAAAGAcaaggaaagttttttttaattattattattattattacaaattaaatcattttcttatttgatttaatttgtaataaatgttaattgtattggggggtcacgtgacgctatGCAAGAGTTGGTCGCTTGAAGGCGAGCTCCGCTTAAACTTTGCTTCAgttatccttttaagcaatattaaccgGTGTGCTGGGAGGGCAGGATGTCGAAAAATTTGAAATCGTCGggctgtggggacattaaaaagcacttacgttCTCACATGTAGGACGCCTCGCAGGATCATGATGGCAGAGGTCCAGTCGATAGTGACAGCAGTCAGCTTCATGTCGTAGGTTGGGATATctcgaacatttatgcagcactaaTGAAAATCTTGACCTACATGGAGGGCCTTGCAGAAATACCTAGAgcgatcacatctatggaggcaaaactttccaccctgatcacaagaatggatgaTGTTGAAAAACAGATAGAGTTTCTGGAGTGGGCCGAAAGAGACCTACAGGCTTACAGCCTGCTACCATGGCTGATGTGGAACGGGTGTGgaaaaaactagaggatattgaAAATCAGAGCAGACATAATAATGTTCGTATCATTGGAATCCCCGAGGGAAAggaaggtcgagatatggtgcAGTTTTGGGAGGGGCTTATTCCAAATTTGATCAACAAAGCGGGCTGCCGGCTCGAGATGAGCACGCGCACAGAGCCCTCGCTCATCTTCCCGGGGTGAgtgacagaccccgatcaatcctggcaagattcttgtggtcagctgacagagactttgttctacgagtggcgaggaataaaggcaagttgttcTGGGAGGACCTCAACATCATGGTTTTTCCAGACTTTGCTAAAGCGAAACAAGTGAAAGTGGGCGGATTCAAAAGTGTAAAAAATTACTGCACCAACTGAAGGTAAACTTTGCATTGCTTTTTCctgctaagctgagaattgacaCCAAGGACGGACGTAAGACTTGCCcacgacaagctatggccttcattaaatcattggtgtgagtgggtaattttgcctgCACTCGATCAACAATACAAACTACACATcgtgcattttactgatgcagtctgagagggttgttgttctgttgtctgcCCACTGGCTTCTGCCtgactctctttctttttccttttttctttttttctcccctgttGACTTGTTAAGCTCATTCGTTCACTTTGTGGGTTCGATGTTATTGTTTACTGGGacctattttatttgattttttttattttattgaacacactatcggtgtgtgtgtgtgtatatatatatatatatatatatatatatatatatatatatatatatatatatatatatatatatatatacatatatatatatatatattacacacacaccgatcagccatgacattaaaaaccacctgcctaatattgtgtaggcccccctcgtgccgtcaaaacagcgccaacccgcatctcagaatagcattctgagatgctattcttctcaccacaattgaacagagtggttatctgagttaccatagactttgtcaatttgaaccagtctggccattctctgttgacctatctcatcaacaaggcgtttccatccgtagaacagccactcactgaatgttttttgtttttggcaccattcggagtaaattctagagactgttgtatgtgaaaatcccaggagatcagcagttacagaaatactcaaatcagcccatctggcaccagcaatcatgccacgctccaaattttttcccccattctgatggttgatgtgaacattaattgaagctcctgacccgtatctgactggctgattagataatcgcttggtgattgttggtgccagatgggctggtttaagtatttcagtaactgctgatctcttgggatttttacacacaacagtctctagtatttactcacaatggtgccaaaaacaaatgtatgcagtgcttagtacctaccaaaagtggtccaaggaaggacaactggtgaaccggcgacagggtcatgggcgcatggagagcgaaggctagcccgtctggtccgatcccacagaagagctactgtagcacaaattgctgatgtgcgtaatgctggccatgatggAAAGGTGTCAgaaaacacagtgcatcgcagcttacTGTGTATGGggttgcgtagccgcagaccggtcagagtgcccatgctgactcctgtccaccactgaaagcgcctacaatgggcacttgagcatcagaactggaccatggatcaatggaagaaggtggcctggtctgatgaatcacattttcttttagatcatgtggatggcaaGGTGTGTGTGCGTTgcttacctggggaagagatggcagcaggatgcaccatgggaagaaggcaggccggctgaggcagtgtgatgctctggggcaatgttctgctgggaaaccttgggtcctggcattcatgtggatgttactttgacctgtaccacctacctaaagattgttgcagacca of the Myxocyprinus asiaticus isolate MX2 ecotype Aquarium Trade chromosome 42, UBuf_Myxa_2, whole genome shotgun sequence genome contains:
- the LOC127432813 gene encoding transmembrane protein 135-like isoform X1; protein product: MRVAALNMTALSKSIPHSCYEIGHTWDPSCIASTLQVTAGALEVSFKIYAPLYLIAAILRRRKKDYYKKRLVPEILQSTSFLTANGGLYIAFFCILRRLLGRFYSWSAGFGAALPASYIAILIERKSRRGLLTIYMANLATETIFRMAVTRGLVKPMKHGEVLLFCLTASLYMFFFRCKDGLNGFAFSALKFIVGKEEIPTHSCLSEHTHAQGSERAVVPLEQRPEHTPVSRGSCIRALTRRLLDSVCKHGPRHRCCKHYQDNCISYCVKGFIRMFSVGYLIQCCLKVPSAFRHVFTKPSRLLSLLYNKENFQLGAFLGSFVSIYKGTSCLLRWMRNLDDELHALIAGFLAGISMFFYKSTSISMYLFSKLVETLYFKGIEAGRFPYFPEADTIVYAISTAVCFQAAVMEVQTLRPSYWKFLLRLTKGRFALMNRKVLDTFGTEASRNFGNFTPKLDPRYVLCPMDMDVQLG